From a region of the Mauremys mutica isolate MM-2020 ecotype Southern chromosome 12, ASM2049712v1, whole genome shotgun sequence genome:
- the LOC123345879 gene encoding C-type lectin domain family 2 member D-like — translation MSLGLIIAVIVLAAVLGPTCTPGWIRYRGKCYYFSEAEGNWNHSQRYCSFLGASLAGIDNEQEMDFLLRYKGKFDHWIGLRKDLGQPWKWANGTEFNHLFPIGGGGDCAYLNDVGGASSLRCTSERHWICTKPDVFTEAKEAAAEGDS, via the exons ATGTCCCTAGGTCTCATCATCGCTGTTATTGTCCTGGCAG CTGTTCTGGGCCCCACATGCACACCCGGCTGGATCAGGTACCGAGGGAAATGTTACTATTTCTCTGAGGCTGAAGGGAACTGGAACCACAGCCAGAGATATTGCTCCTTCCTCggtgcctccctggctgggatcgACAATGAGCAGGAAATG GATTTCCTGCTGCGCTATAAAGGCAAATTTGACCACTGGATTGGCCTCCGGAAGGACCTGGGGCAGCCCTGGAAATGGGCCAATGGCACCGAATTCAACCACCT GTTTCCGATAGGAGGAGGAGGTGACTGCGCGTATCTGAATGATGTGGGTGGGGCCAGCAGCTTGCGATGCACCAGTGAGAGACACTGGATCTGCACCAAACCCGATGTGTTTACAGAGGCAAAGGAGGCTGCTGCAGAAGGGGACTCGTAA